In Penaeus monodon isolate SGIC_2016 unplaced genomic scaffold, NSTDA_Pmon_1 PmonScaffold_1190, whole genome shotgun sequence, the following are encoded in one genomic region:
- the LOC119568977 gene encoding uncharacterized protein LOC119568977: MEEVEADQEVEGKEATGGGGGSGSGGGDGGNNGNGGMEADQEVEGKEATVEVEAVEVEEATVENNGNGGSGGGSAGGGDAECQDNELDCLYWAANNDCICKPTDGDCSWQYYVAAVCPKSCLVLVETEVVTETAETEVEVETAETEVAVETAVMEEMVEASTAASLIAPSESICHIQVTAASSSSVPRMS; the protein is encoded by the coding sequence atggaggaagtggaggcggatcaggaggtggaggggaaggaggcaacgggtggaggtggaggcagtggaagtggaggaggcgaCGGTGGAAATAACGGCAATGGAGGAATGGAGGCGgatcaggaggtggaggggaaggaggcaacggtggaggtggaggcagtggaagtggaggaggcgaCGGTGGAAAATAACGGcaatggaggaagtggaggtggatcAGCGGGTGGAGGAGATGCAGAATGTCAAGATAACGAACTTGACTGCTTGTACTGGGCAGCAAACAATGACTGCATCTGCAAGCCCACAGATGGAGATTGCTCATGGCAATACTACGTGGCTGCAGTGTGCCCAAAGAGCTGTCTGGTACTTGTGGAAACGGAGGTGGTGacggagacggcggaaacggaggtggaggtggagacggcggaaacggaggtggcggTGGAGACGGCGGTAATGGAGGAAATGGTGGAAGCATCGACGGCTGCGTCATTGATTGCTCCCTCGGAAAGTATCTGCCACATCCAAGTGACTGCCGCAAGTTCATCCAGTGTGCCCCGTATGTCCTGA